One genomic region from Sulfurospirillum oryzae encodes:
- a CDS encoding cupin domain-containing protein: MQKVLCSLVLLFSFTFAAGNVESVTLAKSDKSWDGSNLPAYPKEAPEISVLKITIPAHTELPLHKHPIINAGYMVKGSLKVVTDENKTLHLKAGDALIEVVDKWHYGVNEGDEPVEIVVFYAGTKASAYSIKK; encoded by the coding sequence ATGCAAAAGGTTTTGTGTTCTTTAGTACTGCTTTTTTCTTTTACATTTGCCGCTGGCAATGTCGAGTCAGTAACCCTTGCCAAGTCCGACAAAAGTTGGGATGGCTCAAATTTGCCTGCATATCCCAAAGAAGCGCCTGAGATTTCAGTTTTGAAGATCACCATTCCTGCACATACGGAGCTTCCACTTCACAAACATCCTATCATCAATGCGGGGTATATGGTAAAAGGCTCACTTAAAGTTGTGACGGATGAGAACAAAACATTGCATCTTAAAGCGGGTGACGCGCTCATCGAAGTGGTGGACAAGTGGCATTATGGTGTGAATGAGGGCGATGAACCCGTTGAGATTGTCGTCTTTTATGCGGGAACAAAAGCGAGCGCTTATTCCATTAAAAAATAG
- a CDS encoding mechanosensitive ion channel family protein codes for MDTELQTLQKFYNIVIEFLTHYSFQLLGAFIIVIIGWFAAKYVYALLMRVFERNHFDITLSKFVASVVKMLIFAAMIVIALGKVGISIAPFVAAIGAVSLTAGLALQGSVSNYAAGVLLIISRPFKVGDTLSISGFYGVVEEIKLSYTVLRNEDEELITIPNKKMIGDVLVNSFDVRVVESGIGVAYEEDPAKAIALIKEVLSSFKDVSKEHKPVVGIAKFGDSSIELGLRYWVPTKSYFKTQYEVNLALYNILHVNNISIPYPQREVRILGEKV; via the coding sequence ATGGATACAGAACTGCAAACGCTTCAAAAGTTTTACAATATCGTCATTGAGTTTTTGACCCATTACAGTTTCCAGCTTTTAGGTGCGTTTATTATTGTCATCATCGGATGGTTTGCAGCGAAATATGTTTATGCGCTTTTGATGCGGGTGTTTGAGCGAAACCACTTTGATATTACGCTCTCTAAGTTTGTCGCAAGCGTTGTCAAAATGCTTATTTTTGCCGCGATGATTGTGATAGCACTTGGTAAAGTGGGCATATCTATCGCTCCTTTTGTCGCTGCCATTGGTGCGGTTTCTTTGACAGCAGGTTTGGCACTTCAAGGCAGTGTTTCAAACTATGCTGCAGGTGTTTTGCTCATCATCTCTCGTCCGTTTAAAGTCGGTGATACGCTTTCCATTAGCGGTTTTTACGGTGTGGTGGAAGAGATAAAACTCTCCTATACTGTGCTTCGCAATGAAGATGAAGAGCTCATCACGATTCCTAACAAAAAGATGATCGGTGACGTACTGGTAAACTCTTTTGATGTGCGTGTTGTGGAGTCTGGCATTGGTGTGGCGTATGAGGAAGACCCTGCTAAAGCGATAGCGCTCATCAAAGAGGTGTTATCGAGCTTTAAAGACGTTTCAAAAGAGCATAAACCCGTTGTGGGTATCGCAAAATTTGGTGATAGTTCCATCGAGCTTGGACTTCGTTACTGGGTTCCGACCAAGAGTTATTTTAAGACGCAATATGAGGTCAATCTGGCACTTTATAACATTTTACATGTAAACAATATCAGCATTCCGTACCCTCAAAGAGAAGTGCGCATTTTAGGAGAAAAAGTTTGA
- a CDS encoding RMD1 family protein produces the protein MAASFSLVSISLPTPFVKHEIETRLDCSLKKGIEKAFYWQYRETFLIYTQFNVLTFINWEKEAIYKALLKLGIKDADSFEQNTIFQDYPILIEPDLEVTCKVNNEQIILKEPLSLFLVIIALVVSQSVGLEKYEQDLNVHFEKSQQLLDLTQSYSLLKRSKLIEFARSLMSIQHGMVSDLLLLDKPNILWDNEEAEKLYNRLSSILELKDRFEIVEHKLTHLKEDISMSLDLFNQKHSEFLEWIIIGLIGFEIVMGLIEFFKH, from the coding sequence ATGGCTGCATCGTTTTCACTTGTTTCGATTTCTCTTCCCACCCCTTTTGTTAAACATGAAATAGAAACACGACTGGACTGCTCGTTAAAAAAAGGCATCGAAAAAGCATTTTATTGGCAATACCGCGAAACGTTTTTAATCTATACCCAATTCAATGTCCTCACCTTCATCAACTGGGAAAAGGAAGCCATTTACAAAGCCCTCTTGAAACTAGGTATAAAAGACGCTGACTCTTTTGAGCAAAACACCATTTTCCAAGATTATCCGATTCTCATTGAGCCAGATTTAGAGGTTACATGTAAAGTGAACAATGAGCAAATCATCCTCAAAGAGCCACTTTCGCTTTTTCTCGTTATCATCGCTCTTGTCGTCTCCCAAAGCGTGGGCTTAGAGAAGTATGAGCAAGATCTCAACGTACATTTTGAGAAAAGCCAACAACTCCTTGATCTTACCCAAAGTTACTCGCTTTTGAAACGCTCCAAGCTTATCGAATTTGCACGGAGTTTGATGAGCATTCAACATGGTATGGTAAGCGATCTATTGCTCTTAGACAAACCCAACATCTTATGGGATAATGAAGAAGCAGAAAAGCTCTACAACAGACTCTCCTCCATCCTAGAGCTCAAAGATCGCTTCGAGATTGTCGAGCATAAGCTCACTCACCTCAAAGAAGACATTAGTATGTCACTGGATCTTTTCAACCAAAAGCACAGTGAATTTTTAGAATGGATCATCATAGGACTTATTGGTTTCGAGATCGTGATGGGACTCATCGAATTTTTTAAACATTAG
- a CDS encoding c-type cytochrome, whose product MKKLLLLAFFSFSLSAASLGETLFNGNCVTCHAITSPNSAPAIQEVQHAYKKMFDTKEKFVAFMVNWIAQPNTKTTLMPEAIKKHGLMPSLGYDKETLQEIASYLYDARLSQ is encoded by the coding sequence ATGAAAAAATTACTTTTACTTGCCTTTTTTTCTTTTTCTCTTAGTGCCGCATCACTGGGTGAAACACTTTTTAATGGCAACTGTGTGACATGTCATGCCATCACTTCACCCAATTCTGCCCCCGCCATTCAGGAAGTACAACATGCCTATAAAAAAATGTTTGATACCAAAGAAAAATTTGTGGCATTTATGGTGAATTGGATCGCACAACCCAATACCAAAACAACTTTAATGCCAGAAGCTATTAAAAAACATGGGTTGATGCCTTCGCTTGGGTATGATAAAGAGACGCTTCAAGAGATCGCTTCATATCTGTACGATGCAAGACTGAGCCAATGA
- a CDS encoding TolC family protein produces the protein MRLRFIGCMVLGMISVLVAEDDPLDTRSLLPKQQATFVTCATTDLTKSLGLWDVVMAALCNNPQTKIAWQTSLYQASLVGVSRSAYLPTLSATGSVLKSESSETKSGNQENIGVTLSYLLYDFGKRDATYDNARALLDVALFSENGTIQSVFLSAIQAYYTLFGSNASLEASLEAERSAMESLNAAKTRYSVGTATPADTLQAQTAYSQAMLNRIQAEGSVKSAQGELASVLGLMPDTTIGLQNPQLSIPSDTFEKNIKALMEEAQKLRPDLMAASAKIKAAEANVKAAKADNMPTFSLSATSGHTDTVFNTSQRTSSIGLYVSIPIFTGYNTKYKVQAAQQQLKINEAEYEKLSQDASLEVYKTYQTLVSETQATRTSSDLVASAQASYDLALGRYKAGVGTILDLLSAQSALASAKQQHIQSLYNWYITKASLAKAMGSLDFSTIKGQP, from the coding sequence ATGCGTTTGAGGTTTATAGGGTGTATGGTTCTTGGCATGATAAGCGTGCTTGTGGCAGAAGATGATCCGTTAGATACAAGGTCCCTTTTGCCAAAACAGCAAGCGACGTTTGTAACATGCGCAACGACCGATCTTACCAAGTCTTTAGGACTTTGGGATGTGGTTATGGCGGCACTGTGTAACAACCCGCAAACGAAAATTGCGTGGCAAACATCGCTTTATCAGGCTTCTTTAGTCGGTGTTAGCCGCTCTGCGTACTTGCCAACACTCAGTGCTACAGGTTCTGTTCTTAAAAGTGAAAGCAGTGAAACAAAAAGTGGCAATCAAGAAAACATAGGTGTTACACTCTCCTATTTACTCTATGATTTTGGAAAGCGTGATGCGACGTATGACAATGCAAGAGCCCTTTTAGATGTGGCACTTTTTTCGGAAAATGGCACGATTCAGAGCGTTTTTCTCTCTGCTATTCAAGCCTACTACACACTTTTTGGCTCAAATGCCTCATTGGAAGCAAGTCTCGAAGCTGAACGTTCCGCAATGGAAAGTCTTAATGCGGCAAAAACACGTTATAGTGTAGGAACTGCCACACCTGCTGATACCCTGCAAGCCCAAACTGCCTATTCACAAGCGATGCTCAATCGCATTCAAGCAGAAGGTAGTGTCAAGAGCGCACAAGGAGAACTCGCAAGCGTTTTAGGACTGATGCCAGATACCACCATTGGGTTGCAAAATCCACAGCTCTCTATTCCCAGTGATACGTTTGAAAAAAACATAAAAGCATTGATGGAAGAGGCTCAAAAACTTCGACCTGATTTGATGGCGGCGAGTGCTAAGATCAAAGCAGCAGAAGCCAATGTCAAAGCCGCCAAAGCGGATAATATGCCTACCTTTTCACTCTCAGCGACGTCAGGACACACCGATACCGTGTTTAATACATCACAGAGAACGTCTAGCATTGGGCTTTATGTGAGCATTCCTATTTTTACAGGTTATAACACAAAGTATAAAGTGCAAGCGGCACAGCAACAGCTCAAAATCAACGAAGCAGAGTATGAAAAACTCTCCCAAGATGCTAGTTTAGAAGTGTATAAAACGTATCAGACCTTGGTGAGTGAAACCCAAGCCACACGCACCAGTAGCGACCTTGTAGCCAGTGCGCAAGCTTCGTATGACTTAGCTCTTGGCAGGTACAAAGCGGGTGTGGGAACCATACTCGATCTTCTAAGCGCGCAAAGCGCACTGGCGAGTGCCAAACAACAACATATCCAATCACTTTATAACTGGTACATTACCAAAGCAAGCCTTGCTAAAGCGATGGGCTCGCTTGATTTTTCAACGATAAAAGGACAACCATGA
- a CDS encoding SRPBCC family protein: MKYFTLHYTCVLDASIQEVCAFHTDTHNLPLITPPSIKVNIVKMEPNSVVLDIKKFGITTRWEMALEKNCPHSIVDVMLKGPFASFRHERRFRAESENRTRMEETITLAPPIPFLQRLFFWFVKRDMDAMFAYRHQMTQAHFRFENHAKNL, from the coding sequence ATGAAATATTTTACCCTTCACTATACATGCGTTTTAGATGCCTCGATTCAAGAGGTGTGTGCATTTCATACCGATACACACAACCTTCCGCTCATCACGCCACCTTCTATAAAAGTGAACATTGTGAAGATGGAACCTAATAGCGTCGTACTCGACATTAAAAAATTTGGAATCACAACACGATGGGAAATGGCACTTGAGAAGAACTGCCCTCATAGTATTGTTGATGTGATGTTAAAAGGTCCATTTGCTTCATTTAGGCATGAACGACGTTTTAGAGCAGAAAGTGAAAATCGCACGCGTATGGAAGAGACCATCACGCTAGCGCCACCCATTCCTTTTTTACAAAGACTCTTTTTTTGGTTTGTGAAAAGAGATATGGATGCCATGTTTGCTTACCGCCATCAGATGACGCAAGCGCACTTTCGCTTTGAAAATCACGCTAAAAATCTCTAA
- a CDS encoding DUF2798 domain-containing protein codes for MIPKKYEFITFAFFMSLFMTLLMSFVITLINVGFSEAFFFQWFGAFWRAYIIAFPAVLTVVPLVRKLVKKLVAEH; via the coding sequence TTGATTCCAAAGAAGTATGAGTTTATAACGTTTGCCTTTTTTATGTCATTGTTTATGACTTTGTTAATGTCGTTTGTCATTACACTAATTAATGTTGGATTTAGTGAAGCTTTTTTCTTTCAATGGTTTGGAGCATTTTGGCGAGCTTACATTATCGCATTTCCTGCGGTTTTAACCGTTGTACCACTCGTTCGAAAACTCGTGAAAAAGTTGGTTGCAGAGCATTGA